One window of the Solanum stenotomum isolate F172 chromosome 11, ASM1918654v1, whole genome shotgun sequence genome contains the following:
- the LOC125845780 gene encoding flowering-promoting factor 1-like yields the protein MSGVWVFKNGVFRLVENGSGDDEGKRRRKVLIHLASEQVVSSYCCLERILNGLGWERYYGGDAQLFQFHKHSSIDLISLPKNFNKFNSIHMYDIVVKNPNVFHVRDVL from the coding sequence ATGTCTGGAGTTTGGGTATTCAAGAATGGAGTTTTTCGTTTGGTAGAAAATGGGTCAGGAGACGATGAaggtaaaagaagaagaaaggttttgatacacttagcaagtgagcaAGTGGTATCATCCTATTGTTGTCTTGAAAGAATTCTAAATGGTTTGGGATGGGAAAGGTATTACGGAGGTGATGCTCAACTTTTTCAATTCCACAAGCATTCTTCCATAGACTTGATTTCACTTCCTAAAAATTTCAACAAGTTCAACTCCATTCACATGTACGACATTGTCGTTAAAAATCCTAACGTTTTCCATGTCAGAGATGTcctttaa